One Ignavibacterium album JCM 16511 genomic region harbors:
- a CDS encoding TonB-dependent receptor plug domain-containing protein, whose amino-acid sequence MIKYFFGLLLATSFLFNDKLYCQSNDSLNTYSLDNIVVTATKFEIDARYSPNRIEIITSNQINNSNGNRLADILNNSPAVYIKSYGSTASLKTISLNGLGAEHTLILINGVKINSFQNGQIDLSLIPKENIERIEIANNGISSIYGSEAVGGVVNIITKNSNHNLFDNTINVTGNAGYGSFNTSRFGVSLSSRTDEFNFGVYYSNEKSDGNFDYYFNNGLERILKKRENAAYNLQDAGINSQLIFNSKNRLIFYSAYSFQNKQVPGIETGTPPSKTEQKDKNWNNIISLENYFTERLILKTNFNFQNNLMNYEIKPVIQSYYKNLVTSISPELNIKLSDYDILTGYSFTYADLKSNEVENKSRRYQHALFISGSNYVINDLKLFASFRVDHFSDLKKNAFTSRLGFNFKPLEKIALNLRANVGNNFRAPTFNDLYWKESGNPNLKPERSFNFETGFLGLFELLIPIQFDFSFTYINAKDKIIWLPQRNFLWSPVNVGSSETKNFLLNLSYNQKISEQLELRFNSGINFINSKKTNESFQGDPTKDKYFPYLPLQSIKLGVMIDYKNFGIHLFYTHTGKRFSDFENKKSMNQFNILDGNITFDLSMLGTKTSLKFEVNNITNTDYQTISGYPMPLRNYFITLSINY is encoded by the coding sequence GTGATTAAATATTTTTTTGGATTGCTTTTAGCAACTTCATTTCTTTTTAATGACAAGTTGTATTGTCAATCCAATGATTCCCTAAATACTTATAGTTTAGATAATATTGTTGTTACTGCAACAAAATTTGAAATTGACGCAAGATATTCTCCAAACAGAATTGAAATAATTACTTCCAACCAGATAAATAACTCAAATGGTAATCGTCTCGCTGATATCTTAAATAATTCTCCTGCTGTCTATATAAAATCTTACGGCTCTACCGCTTCACTTAAGACAATTTCCTTGAATGGTCTCGGTGCTGAACATACCTTAATACTTATAAATGGTGTTAAGATAAATTCGTTTCAGAACGGCCAAATAGACTTATCTCTTATTCCAAAAGAAAATATTGAAAGAATCGAGATAGCAAATAATGGAATAAGCTCGATATATGGTAGTGAAGCTGTTGGCGGGGTTGTGAACATCATTACTAAGAATAGTAATCACAACTTATTTGATAATACTATCAATGTCACTGGCAATGCTGGCTATGGTTCATTTAATACATCAAGATTCGGAGTTTCATTAAGCAGTAGAACAGATGAATTTAATTTTGGTGTTTACTACAGCAATGAAAAATCAGATGGAAATTTTGATTATTACTTTAATAACGGTTTGGAGAGAATATTAAAGAAGCGGGAAAATGCAGCTTACAACCTGCAGGATGCAGGTATTAACTCACAATTAATTTTTAACAGTAAAAACAGATTAATTTTTTACTCGGCATATTCATTTCAGAACAAACAGGTTCCCGGAATTGAAACGGGTACTCCTCCATCAAAAACAGAACAGAAGGATAAAAACTGGAACAACATAATTAGTCTTGAAAATTATTTTACTGAAAGATTAATTCTTAAAACGAATTTCAATTTTCAGAATAACCTGATGAATTATGAAATTAAACCTGTTATACAGAGTTACTACAAAAATTTGGTAACAAGTATTTCCCCTGAACTGAATATAAAGCTTTCTGATTACGATATTTTAACTGGTTACAGCTTTACATATGCTGATCTGAAAAGTAATGAAGTTGAAAACAAGTCGAGAAGATATCAACACGCATTATTTATTTCGGGAAGTAATTATGTAATTAATGATCTTAAGCTTTTTGCATCATTTAGGGTTGATCATTTTTCAGACCTGAAAAAAAATGCTTTTACATCCCGCCTCGGATTTAATTTCAAACCGCTTGAGAAAATTGCTCTGAATCTGCGGGCAAATGTTGGTAATAATTTCAGAGCGCCAACTTTTAATGATCTTTACTGGAAAGAGTCAGGTAATCCAAACCTTAAACCTGAACGATCCTTCAATTTTGAAACAGGATTTTTAGGTCTATTCGAATTGTTAATACCGATACAATTTGATTTTTCATTCACATACATAAATGCAAAAGATAAAATTATCTGGTTACCTCAGAGAAATTTTTTATGGTCACCTGTTAATGTTGGTTCATCAGAAACAAAAAATTTCTTGTTGAATCTTTCTTATAATCAAAAGATTTCTGAGCAATTAGAACTGAGATTTAATTCAGGAATTAATTTTATCAACTCTAAGAAAACGAATGAGTCCTTTCAGGGTGATCCTACAAAAGATAAATATTTTCCTTATCTGCCTTTGCAATCAATAAAACTTGGGGTGATGATAGATTATAAAAATTTCGGAATTCATCTTTTTTACACTCACACTGGAAAAAGATTTTCTGATTTTGAAAACAAAAAATCGATGAACCAGTTTAATATTCTCGATGGAAATATCACTTTTGATCTGAGTATGTTGGGAACGAAGACTTCATTAAAGTTTGAGGTAAATAATATTACTAACACAGACTATCAAACAATATCCGGCTATCCAATGCCGTTGAGAAACTACTTCATAACATTATCAATTAACTATTAG
- a CDS encoding T9SS type A sorting domain-containing protein, with product MKKFFSTILVLAVAVFVNAQQLSKVYVLSEGGFSAGTSMLSLYDNINNTFTQSIFSTGNIGLYPDGLVYYEGYLYLTEQGSFGSSGKIYKLDTLGTVLASATVGTNPYSLAIINNKIYITNGPASNVSVLNLNDLSFVKNISVGVYPQEIITFSNKVFVANNSVWGGALDSTVSVIDPTLDSVVATITVKKDPSAFAITNDNYLLIGCPGDENNGRIYKIDPTTYQKIVEYSVPIYGFGKDISLDKNGNDLYFISYLNDIVKYNPNTNTSSLVLSSVYPNNYYYGYSFEPVSKKHFVLDAKNFTVNGSLSILDSSYNLISSYTTSIAPRRIEFKYNENPSNVDDKLVASSFSLQQNYPNPFNPSTNISWQMPESAHITIKVYNILGNEILTLVDEYKQAGNYNINFNAGDLSSGTYFYVLKVNDGNQTFSTTKKMTLLK from the coding sequence ATGAAAAAATTCTTTTCTACCATTTTGGTTTTGGCTGTTGCTGTTTTTGTAAATGCACAACAATTAAGTAAAGTCTATGTTCTTTCAGAAGGTGGTTTCAGCGCCGGAACTTCGATGCTTTCGTTATATGATAACATCAATAACACCTTTACACAAAGTATTTTTTCGACGGGAAATATAGGCTTATATCCAGATGGTTTGGTTTATTACGAAGGTTACCTTTATTTGACGGAACAAGGAAGCTTTGGAAGTAGTGGTAAGATTTATAAACTCGATACGCTTGGAACTGTTTTAGCTTCAGCAACAGTTGGAACAAATCCATATTCACTTGCAATCATCAATAACAAAATCTATATAACAAACGGTCCGGCAAGCAATGTTTCGGTTTTGAATTTGAATGACCTTTCTTTTGTCAAAAACATTTCTGTAGGTGTATATCCACAGGAAATTATAACATTCAGTAATAAAGTTTTTGTTGCTAACAATAGTGTTTGGGGCGGCGCTTTAGATTCTACAGTTTCAGTTATTGATCCTACACTTGATTCTGTTGTAGCTACAATTACTGTTAAGAAAGATCCATCTGCATTTGCAATAACAAATGATAACTATTTGCTGATTGGTTGTCCGGGAGATGAAAACAACGGCAGAATTTATAAAATTGATCCAACCACCTATCAGAAAATTGTAGAATATTCTGTTCCCATTTATGGTTTCGGGAAAGACATATCTTTGGACAAGAATGGCAATGATTTATATTTCATTTCGTATCTGAATGATATCGTAAAATACAATCCAAACACAAATACATCCTCGCTGGTTCTATCTTCTGTATATCCGAATAATTACTACTATGGATACTCTTTTGAGCCCGTTAGTAAAAAACATTTTGTACTAGATGCCAAAAATTTCACAGTTAATGGTTCATTAAGTATTCTTGATAGTTCCTACAATTTGATTTCAAGTTATACTACAAGCATTGCACCTAGAAGAATTGAATTTAAGTATAATGAAAACCCTTCGAATGTTGATGATAAATTAGTTGCAAGCAGTTTTTCGCTTCAACAAAATTATCCAAATCCATTTAATCCATCGACGAATATTAGCTGGCAGATGCCTGAAAGTGCTCATATTACAATAAAGGTTTATAATATTCTTGGAAATGAAATTCTGACATTAGTTGATGAATATAAACAGGCTGGTAATTATAATATTAACTTTAATGCAGGCGATTTATCGAGCGGGACTTATTTCTATGTTCTTAAAGTAAATGATGGAAACCAAACATTTTCAACGACTAAAAAGATGACTCTTTTAAAATAG
- a CDS encoding cysteine-rich CWC family protein: MSNNSKHEKKYCPKCGKAFECKPGNITQCQCFGVPLNSEELYFIKEIYDDCLCADCMLKMKQVYKEKRILKYYSSITQDDI, encoded by the coding sequence ATGTCAAATAATTCAAAGCACGAAAAAAAATATTGTCCGAAATGTGGAAAAGCATTTGAATGTAAACCCGGTAATATCACTCAATGCCAATGCTTTGGTGTTCCTCTTAATAGCGAAGAATTATATTTTATTAAAGAAATTTATGATGATTGCTTGTGTGCAGATTGCATGTTAAAGATGAAACAAGTTTATAAGGAAAAACGAATTCTCAAATATTATTCATCAATTACGCAAGATGATATATAA
- a CDS encoding DUF6580 family putative transport protein has protein sequence MEKITPRFWVLTLMVFAAAFVRLIPHPPNFAPIAAIALFGGAYFNKKSFAFAVPLAAMFLTDAIIGFHSGMWIVYLSFALIVVIGMLMLKKINVKNVVLASLSASISFFIITNFGVWAFGTMYPKNIAGLVECYVAAIPFIQNTLVGDLFFSGVMFGIFEFAKTKLPALAQVKA, from the coding sequence ATGGAAAAGATAACGCCAAGATTCTGGGTATTAACGCTTATGGTTTTTGCAGCAGCATTTGTTAGATTAATTCCACATCCGCCAAACTTTGCACCGATTGCTGCAATCGCATTATTCGGTGGAGCTTACTTCAACAAAAAATCATTTGCATTTGCCGTTCCGCTGGCTGCAATGTTTTTAACTGATGCAATCATCGGTTTTCATTCCGGAATGTGGATAGTTTATTTAAGCTTTGCATTGATTGTTGTAATTGGAATGTTGATGTTGAAAAAAATAAATGTTAAAAATGTTGTGCTTGCTTCCTTAAGTGCATCGATAAGTTTCTTCATCATTACAAATTTTGGTGTTTGGGCATTCGGAACAATGTATCCTAAAAATATTGCAGGTTTAGTTGAATGTTATGTTGCAGCAATTCCTTTTATTCAGAATACTTTGGTTGGCGATTTATTCTTCAGCGGTGTAATGTTCGGAATATTCGAATTCGCAAAAACGAAACTTCCGGCTTTAGCTCAGGTAAAAGCTTAA
- a CDS encoding HAD-IIA family hydrolase has protein sequence MNKMKPLLIDFDGVIKIGDEIATDAKDFFEFIDENKIPACILSNSTLRTSELMKDFLEEKGLKLKIPAFTAFDVTLEFVKKNYSKVKVYCRDCLLHHFEGMIDDENPEAVVIGDIGNRWNYDTMNEIFNSVMDGAEIIAMHKNKFWQPEGKLILDAGAFITAIEFATGKKATVIGKPSPLYFKIAVDNLGKNFENGFLMIGDDLENDVLAAQTIGGKGILVLTGKTKQSDIKDKKPDFVVNSLTDTKEVIEKIYIQ, from the coding sequence ATGAATAAGATGAAACCACTACTGATTGATTTTGATGGAGTTATTAAAATTGGAGATGAGATTGCGACTGATGCAAAAGATTTTTTTGAATTCATTGATGAGAATAAAATTCCTGCCTGCATTTTGAGTAATTCCACTTTACGAACATCAGAATTAATGAAAGACTTTTTGGAAGAGAAAGGATTAAAATTAAAAATTCCTGCGTTTACTGCATTTGATGTAACTCTTGAATTTGTGAAGAAGAATTACTCAAAAGTAAAAGTTTATTGTCGTGATTGTTTGCTTCATCACTTTGAAGGAATGATTGATGATGAAAATCCGGAAGCGGTTGTAATCGGCGATATCGGTAATCGTTGGAATTATGATACTATGAATGAAATCTTTAATTCTGTAATGGACGGAGCAGAGATAATTGCAATGCATAAAAATAAATTCTGGCAGCCGGAAGGAAAATTAATTCTTGATGCAGGAGCATTCATAACTGCTATTGAATTTGCAACAGGCAAAAAAGCAACTGTAATTGGGAAACCTTCACCTCTTTACTTTAAAATTGCAGTTGATAATCTGGGAAAAAATTTTGAGAATGGATTTTTAATGATTGGAGATGATTTGGAGAATGATGTTCTCGCTGCACAAACAATTGGTGGGAAAGGAATTTTAGTCCTAACTGGTAAAACAAAACAAAGTGACATTAAAGATAAAAAACCTGATTTTGTAGTTAACTCTTTAACTGATACGAAAGAAGTAATTGAGAAAATTTATATTCAATAA
- a CDS encoding D-alanine--D-alanine ligase family protein yields the protein MKEKKLKVAIVYNEPHPEMYKIPSKKEGTIDFEPYFEVEKITPMEEYDLMAKRLSKSGFDTYCLNIKDNIFAFIEDYRMNKPDVVFNFVEIYKDKPYLEMNVVSLFELLGVTYTGAPPMALANCQNKQLAKRILSSAGILTPHFIFFDKPHKRYQHNLNYPLIVKPAFEDASVGIENSAIVTDDKSLKKRVEFVFQHFKQPALCEEFIDGRELNVAVLGDDNPLALPISEIDFSQMPDHLYNIVSYQAKWDPFHEAYHKTIPICPAKLPKKIELKAKEIALKAFKLMGVRDYARVDMRLNKENKLYVLEVNPNPDLTEDAGFMRSSKAAGYSYVNTLRKIIMLAYRRGKRK from the coding sequence ATGAAAGAAAAAAAACTTAAAGTTGCTATAGTTTATAACGAACCTCATCCGGAGATGTATAAAATTCCCTCTAAAAAGGAGGGAACAATTGATTTTGAGCCATACTTTGAGGTAGAAAAAATCACTCCCATGGAAGAATATGATTTGATGGCAAAACGTTTATCAAAATCAGGATTTGATACTTACTGCCTTAATATTAAAGATAATATTTTCGCCTTCATTGAAGATTACCGCATGAATAAACCGGATGTGGTATTTAATTTTGTTGAGATATATAAAGACAAACCGTACCTTGAAATGAATGTTGTAAGTCTTTTTGAGTTACTTGGAGTTACATACACAGGTGCTCCGCCAATGGCTTTAGCCAATTGCCAGAATAAGCAATTGGCTAAAAGGATTTTATCTTCTGCTGGAATTCTGACGCCTCACTTTATATTTTTTGATAAACCTCATAAAAGATATCAGCATAATCTTAATTATCCGTTGATAGTTAAACCGGCCTTTGAAGATGCAAGTGTTGGAATAGAAAATTCTGCTATTGTTACAGATGATAAATCATTAAAGAAAAGAGTTGAATTTGTTTTTCAGCATTTCAAACAACCTGCTTTGTGTGAAGAATTTATAGATGGTAGAGAATTAAATGTGGCAGTTCTTGGTGATGATAATCCTTTAGCATTACCAATAAGTGAAATTGATTTCTCCCAAATGCCAGATCATCTTTATAATATTGTAAGCTATCAGGCAAAATGGGACCCATTTCACGAAGCATATCACAAAACTATTCCCATTTGTCCGGCAAAGCTTCCGAAAAAGATTGAGTTGAAAGCAAAAGAAATTGCTTTAAAAGCTTTTAAGCTTATGGGTGTTCGTGATTATGCAAGAGTTGATATGAGATTAAATAAAGAAAATAAACTTTATGTTCTGGAAGTAAATCCAAATCCGGATTTAACAGAAGATGCCGGTTTTATGAGGTCATCCAAGGCAGCAGGTTATTCTTATGTCAATACATTAAGGAAAATAATTATGCTTGCTTACCGAAGAGGGAAGAGAAAATAG
- a CDS encoding hydrolase produces the protein MKRNPIILKKESTALLIIDLQEKILPVIRNVDSVIENTLKLIKGFKELQLPIYLTEQYPKGLGPTSQKILSELEGYSAIQKMSFSCFGAEELFNELRSKKLHQIVVSGVESHVCVQQTVLDLLANDFQVNVAADAVSSRREFDFMIALDRMRTLGAEITTTESILFELLEVCGTPEFKTISKIVK, from the coding sequence ATGAAAAGAAATCCAATAATTCTAAAAAAAGAATCAACAGCTCTTTTAATAATTGACTTGCAGGAAAAGATTCTTCCTGTTATACGAAATGTTGATTCAGTAATTGAAAACACTCTTAAATTGATTAAAGGTTTTAAAGAACTTCAGCTTCCGATTTATTTAACCGAACAATATCCCAAAGGACTTGGACCAACATCACAAAAAATTTTATCAGAGCTTGAAGGTTATTCAGCAATTCAGAAAATGAGCTTTAGTTGTTTTGGTGCGGAAGAATTATTCAACGAATTAAGAAGTAAAAAACTTCATCAGATTGTTGTATCCGGAGTTGAATCTCATGTTTGTGTTCAGCAGACTGTACTTGATTTACTCGCAAATGATTTTCAGGTAAATGTTGCAGCAGATGCAGTCTCTTCGAGAAGAGAATTTGATTTTATGATTGCTCTGGACAGAATGCGAACTCTGGGTGCAGAAATTACAACTACCGAATCAATACTTTTTGAATTACTTGAAGTTTGCGGTACACCGGAATTCAAAACAATATCAAAGATTGTAAAATAA